In the Arachis ipaensis cultivar K30076 chromosome B04, Araip1.1, whole genome shotgun sequence genome, ACACTATCAAAAAAATTACTCTACTAACAATGATGCTCGTAAAACCTCCTTTTCCATGCAAATTCTATGCTCCTTAGTATCCCTTCTATTCTCTCTCGTAAATCAGACAGCAACTTCAAAATCAAGTCACAAAGCCATCATTTGTTCCACCGCTCATTATTCAAATTCAGCTTAAACagaaaaaaagaagtaaaaagtTGAACCTAGAACCGATCATAGAGACAAATGAAATAGAATAATTACCGCCATAGCTGCATTTTGGTACTCCTTGAACAAAGAAACCGAAGGAAACCTTCCAGACAAGCCATGCCACATGCCATTCTCCTTCTCCTCGTCTACCTTCTCGCTCCTCCTTCCGCCGCCGCCAAAACACTGTGGCGACAACTCCTTGCAGCTCCCGCTCACCTCTTTCCCCGTCAATTTCCCAAACCCCGGCAACAGGTAAGACTCCGGCGACGCATAGGCCTTCACTGGCGGTGTCCTCTCCACGGTCCTGACCAAAGCGAGAGGGCTGCCGCTCCCGCTGGCCTCTGGAAGAGCAGCGATCCTCGCCACCTTCCTCGGCGGTCGGTAAGCCACGACTCCAGCACAACCTCGCCGGAATCCCGCGATATCCGGTGGAACTTTCCCGGCTGAAGCGACGATACCGGCGATGGCGATGGTTTGGATACCGGAGAAGGGGATTGGCATTGATTGGGATAAGTGATGGTTGGTAGGGTTTTGGATTTCAATGAGGAGTGGGATAAGTGATGGTTCAGGGTTAGGTTTCTCAGGGAGTGAGGAGAGAAAGGGATGGGTCTTCTTCTTTCTATGTAATTTGATCTCATACTCCAAAATTTGTGATAGAATGCATACCTTATTAATATTGGTTCAACTAGGTATCCTTTAAAAATAGTACAACATTCAgccttttattacaataattaaaaaaattaaaacaaacataactaaaaattatgaataaatttactgtctttttaaaattaaatacacattcaaaatgCAATCTAAAAAAactgaaattaaattttaaatttctgtttcagatttaatatatttaattattaatatattataatttaaatacatatctaaaatcaaataaactatcaaattattaattaaactcgTACAAAACACTCAAAGAAGCAGAGAAGTCACGTTTGCACCATGTTAAAAATCCAGAGGTGCACATGAAAAACTCAGGTGCACATCGAGAAGTCATCCTCCGCTATCGTTCATCCATGCCACCTTCCTCTTCCGCGCTCATCCTCAACGCTGTCTTCCTCCTTTTCGGCGCTCATTTACAACGCTgtctttttaatgtttaaatttaaattttagatttatgattttggatgtgttttaaaaatattttctgtataacttcataattttagatgtgttacaattattttttaatgtttaaatttagattttagatttatgattttggatgtgtttcaaaaatattttctgtataacttcataattttagatgtgttacaattattttttaatgtttaaatttagattttagatttatgattttatattttctgtataatttcataattttagatgtgttttaaaaatattttttgtataacttaatattttagatgtgttacaattgaaaaagaaactacaattgaaaatattttagtttatgtatataattatattcAACCATTCATAATTGTATTATTAAcatttatattgtattattaaagttgactgattttggatgtgttttaaaaatattttgtNNNNNNNNNNNNNNNNNNNNNNNNNNNNNNNNNNNNNNNNNNNNNNNNNNNNNNNNNNNNNNNNNNGTGTAGAAAGTACTTTATTTGCAACaactttattaataaaattaaataagatcaaCCTTGTTCCAATTAAATCAGCAGAgtatttttatgtttaaattaaaatataattaaaaaagttgaacatgatatttcttaacaaattacataaatacatgtgtggAAAATAATGATACCTTTCACCAATGCAAAATGAGAGAGTGCTTCAACTGAAAAGTGGTGATGGTCTTCACCAACGAAGACGAGATGGAGAATTCAGCTGGCAGCGTCCTTTTTGGTTTGGGATTCACTAATGCGTGTGAATATCCCGTAGAATAAGGAATTTAAAAAACTGTATCTGTTACGTGAAGTTACGAAAGTAAAGCAAAGTCACTGTAATCACCAATGAAGTGggtagattttaaaatttaaatttaaattaaaatctaattatagATATGTATCTACAAAATAGGAACATAATTTAAAACACTTCACCCTCAACCCTCAGATCTAAATCTCTTCTACCACTGCCTTTCACCAAAACATGAATAAAGGTCTGTTCTTCTAACTATTTGACAGGTCTTGGCCAGGCATGTCTCATTATCCACTCGTTTTTTATTATTGGTCCAGCACGCTTTGGCTCTTAAGCCGCTCTCACGTTATGTCTCGCCTTTTCTATTTTACCGTAATTTTTTCATAATCTTACCCTAATCATTCTGGCCCTTTAAATCCGCATCTAAGTTGCACGAGGACAAGCCCTACAGTGAGCGGCTAAG is a window encoding:
- the LOC107639771 gene encoding uncharacterized protein LOC107639771 isoform X2 produces the protein MPIPFSGIQTIAIAGIVASAGKVPPDIAGFRRGCAGVVAYRPPRKVARIAALPEASGSGSPLALVRTVERTPPVKAYASPESYLLPGFGKLTGKEVSGSCKELSPQCFGGGGRRSEKVDEEKENGMWHGLSGRFPSVSLFKEYQNAAMALLSDLRERIEGILRSIEFAWKRRFYEHHSELADGLAYVAGHDEESRPVLIFRMKQDYTKLHSQKLLTRLLVFTMEVAISTIPKNVEEFVMLFDTSSTNIRNWLGFTGYPFNIPHCIACHTKQVPRRNVQISTISTDLDGAPFGWDVLMDIIHILSGKICPSLGLMYMRSLVCLQLSIQK
- the LOC107639771 gene encoding uncharacterized protein LOC107639771 isoform X1, whose protein sequence is MPIPFSGIQTIAIAGIVASAGKVPPDIAGFRRGCAGVVAYRPPRKVARIAALPEASGSGSPLALVRTVERTPPVKAYASPESYLLPGFGKLTGKEVSGSCKELSPQCFGGGGRRSEKVDEEKENGMWHGLSGRFPSVSLFKEYQNAAMALLSDLRERIEGILRSIEFAWKRRFYEHHSELADGLAYVAGHDEESRPVLIFRMKQDYTKLHSQKLLTRLLVFTMEVAISTIPKNVEEFVMLFDTSSTNIRNWLGFTGYPFNIPHCIACHTKQVPRRNVQISTISTDLDGAPFGWDVLMDIIHILSGKICPSLGLMYMRSLVCLQLSVNRSFT
- the LOC107639771 gene encoding uncharacterized protein LOC107639771 isoform X4; translated protein: MPIPFSGIQTIAIAGIVASAGKVPPDIAGFRRGCAGVVAYRPPRKVARIAALPEASGSGSPLALVRTVERTPPVKAYASPESYLLPGFGKLTGKEVSGSCKELSPQCFGGGGRRSEKVDEEKENGMWHGLSGRFPSVSLFKEYQNAAMALLSDLRERIEGILRSIEFAWKRRFYEHHSELADGLAYVAGHDEESRPVLIFRMKQDYTKLHSQKLLTRLLVFTMEVAISTIPKNVEEFVMLFDTSSTNIRNWLGFTGYPFNIPHCIACHTKQVPRRNVQIRRKFMTIPQNT
- the LOC107639771 gene encoding uncharacterized protein LOC107639771 isoform X3 — translated: MPIPFSGIQTIAIAGIVASAGKVPPDIAGFRRGCAGVVAYRPPRKVARIAALPEASGSGSPLALVRTVERTPPVKAYASPESYLLPGFGKLTGKEVSGSCKELSPQCFGGGGRRSEKVDEEKENGMWHGLSGRFPSVSLFKEYQNAAMALLSDLRERIEGILRSIEFAWKRRFYEHHSELADGLAYVAGHDEESRPVLIFRMKQDYTKLHSQKLLTRLLVFTMEVAISTIPKNVEEFVMLFDTSSTNIRNWLGFTGYPFNIPHCIACHTKQVPRRNVQISTISTDLDGAPFGWDVLMDIIHILSGKICPSLGLMYMRSLIQK